CATGTGTCACTCCTTATTGTACCTCAGGGACCCCAGAATTAGTTTTGTATACACTCAATTACTATATATTTGGATATATCTTAAAGTTCTTCTATAATATTAAGTGTTCATACAATGAGAAACTTACAATGTACCACAGATTTATGATAGGACATCATTTgatgaaatgaataaaaaatataataaataattgtaaGGTATTACCTTACGATTATCGGAAGTAGGAAGGATCGAAACATATGTAATGTGTAACTAGTtttcaggtccctgtgtttagTATATGTAAATTCTACCTGACGTCAGGCACTTAAAATTCTTGTGTATTCTTCACTATGTAATCCTATATGTAACTGGAATAATCTCTTGTGTTATCTGTCTGTTGCCATGTCTTTGctatttactttaaaattaatttcactgTTAAATCATTTGCAATCTTAATCATGCATTTTTTGATAAAACTGTTGACTTATTGATTTATGTATTTTGTGATTATTATTCGTCCATCGTACCAGTACTGTTAAGAGGGTGGTCCATCTGTCCTTAGCTTCAGGGaccacagtggccgagtggttaggaTGTCCTGACAATCCTTTCCATATGTAGGTTAGTGTAACCTACATTTTCAACATGGCATGCTTTCTCACCTAGTTTGAGCAATATTCCATGTATGGAGTCCAAGTGCCTCACAGAAAGATACGAATCATGGCATGCGTTTTCATGAATTTgtgtcaaaattaaaaatgtaggCCACTTTGACCTTATTTTGGTGCACTGAACATCAACTTTCCTAAGAAGTACCACCGATAACTGTATGAAGTTCCAGTGACTTATATACGAGAGAGAAAAGAAAAGTCATTCCGGAAATgtagtaaaatatcaaattataggTCACCGTGTCCTGATTATGGTATTTATGACATCGTGTAACCTAGGTAGGCACGTATGGCAAGTTTGAAGTTCAatagttttaaatatgttacGGAGAAAACAGTTTGGATatacttttctttttaaaaacaagTAAAATTGAACCATTGGCCACATCGAAACTGTTGTGTATAATGGGTATAAAACTTGTAATGAAAAGTAATTGGAAATGACAAGAAGGAAACACGTCTTTAAACAACATATAATACCATAAAatggacatgtatataagaccaatacaatgttaattaaggatatatttctctgaaagtataTGGGACCGAAGTAGTGTTTACACCTAGTCAGTACGACTTTGGTCTCCATTGACAACTGGTCATTGCAGTCTTGAGAACTACCATGTTTAAGAAGGAGGACAAAAGCAAGGCGGTAATAGAGACTTCGTTTACAGTAAGAGTTTTCTGAAGGTTGTATATTTGTCAGATTTCATCTAAATATAAACGATGTCTTCCGAGGATGGAGAAAATGTCAATTATtgcaaaaaataacaaacaaatcttAAAAAGACTTTTACAATTGGAAATAACAAAATTGACCTCCATTGGGTCGATTGTTCACGGCTGGACGACAGACGCCGCAGTATCACATCATTACACAAAAATACCCATCACCGAAGCTTTGAAGAAGATAATgcattcaatattttgatatatcttaATTATGAATAACAAATTGAACAAAGTGACTGCATGAAGTCATTTGAAACATTGTGGAACATTCCTGCTTACTATATCTGTTGAGGACACCAACAACTGACAACCTCCGTGGCATTTCATACGAAGCAATTTGGTACTCAATGCATATTTTATGCATTTCAAAAGATTCTTTTTCACATTCTAAACACCTGGTTATGTGATCAACTGTATTTTATAATTCCCATTGATCGATTCACGGTAGTCCCGTTCACAATAGAAGCCTTCACATTGAGCAGCTGGTGGGATTTTAGTTTCTGATGTTCATACACAAACAAAGCTATGTATTCCTACTTCCGAGATTCGGCATGGAGTCTTCGCCCAatcatcaatgtttatatataatactaatatttgattatttgtttagttttatttcatagatgTAATCCAATAATAATAATGGCGAGAGAAATTTGACTGTTTTACACATAGGACACTATCTAAGCGCAGAAAGATGAATTTGCACCATCCACTTCATCCGGATAACTAGGACGTGATGCACATGTGAATGTGAGATTAAACTAAAATTTGTCTCGGGCCATgaagatttttgtttgtttgtttgaatattttaacctcctattaacagccagggtcatgtaaggacggcctcccatgcatgcagtgtcttcttgtatagtggaactgttgtcctttttatagtgctatatcactgaagcatgccgccgaagacaccaagcaacacatcccgcCATGAAGATATTTAGCGTTCTTCTTACAGCGTTATGCGTTTAATACCTTGATTTTGTAGTTGGGATAATCTCGATACTTTACCACCGCCCAGACGACATTCTTACTGTTGACGCTGAGTGCCACGACATGCCAAGTGTCGCTGTAGATAGATCGCACCACCCCTCCAGTTGTGTTTAGGATCAAAATGGACTTGTTACCATAGTCACCGACCAAGAGGTTTCCAACGGAATCAAAAGTAACATCACTGGGATGAGACGAAATGGAGACTTCTGCGCTTGTTCCTTTTCCTTCTGTTTCACTGTAAAAGCGCCGACGTTCTTTTAACATTTTGTCAAGAACCAAAATGTGAGGTTTTCCTTCGCCTCCATGCTCATAGAAATCTAATACGACTACTGCTAAGCTCTCTGTGACAGGACAAACAGCAACCTTTGTTGGCGTGTGAACATATCTGTTAAGCTCGATATCTCCATCTTGAGCATCGCAGCAAACAAGTTCACGATCCATCCCGACTATGATCTTGTTACCCCGTGTTACACAGAGACATCGTGGAGATGAAGACGTTGAAAACCTCTTGACTGAGTTACCTTGTGATGTGATCTCCATAATGGCGTTGTTATCTTCTGAACTTGCCCATACGTTACCGGTGACGGGTGAGATACTAATATCATTTACCCGAACCTTGCAATCTTCGTTCCTACGTCCCAGTATTGAATTGTCAAACTGATAGATAGACGAGACCTCGCTGCTGCAGATCCATGCACCGCCCGCTTTGGTAGCACATATAGCACTGACGTTGTACAGAGCCTTTCTCTGTTTGATTTCTTTCAGTTGACAACATTGTGCCAATGCAGCAACTTGTGCATTACTAATATCATTTTCATCGACACTGGGAACATCGACGATGCTTGGAACATTGGTCAACTGACCTTGGTAGCCAACAAAGGTTATGCGTCCCTTGGCTAAGTCGAGGTATCCCTGGGGATGTTGGTTGGGGGTAAAGTTCATGCTGCATAAGTTTAACTCTACAGCTGGTAACAGATCTAGTTCTTTCTCAGTGTCAAATATCTCAACGTTATCATCCGTTTCTAGGGTTTTTCGACATCTCTCTACTAGTTTGGTTAATTCTTCGATTCTTGTTTTCATATCAGCTTTATACTTTTCAAAACGTCTTTCATTTTCCTGCTTCAGTTGTGAACAAGTGGAAACGGATTTCTTAATGATGATGTCGATTTCTTCCTTCATCCgatttccctgcttttcaagtTCGTTTTGATGCTTTTGAAACgttctttcattttcttctaTCTTCTGAGAAATAGAACCAACTTCTGTCTTCAACTCAACAATATCGTTCTTCTCTATTCGGAGAATAAATGACCGGATGTTACTTTTCTTAGTAGTAATAGCTTCAGAGAGATCGTCCAAGTCATGACCGTCGTGAACGCTGGCTATACACCGTATACAGGCCAATTCTGAACACTGTCGGCAGCAGAGACTTACTTCAATACCATGGTGATGGGCACACGAAACACTTCCTTTCACTCGTATGGGTATCTGAGCACGGAAGACAGATTTCGATGCCATGTTGTCTTCTCTATGTATATTCGATATTTTGTTGCGAGTGGCAAAATATCAATGGGTAACTTCATATTCATATTACGCATCACGCATGCGCCGTTTCCGAGAAACCCC
The nucleotide sequence above comes from Argopecten irradians isolate NY chromosome 1, Ai_NY, whole genome shotgun sequence. Encoded proteins:
- the LOC138326008 gene encoding uncharacterized protein, which encodes MASKSVFRAQIPIRVKGSVSCAHHHGIEVSLCCRQCSELACIRCIASVHDGHDLDDLSEAITTKKSNIRSFILRIEKNDIVELKTEVGSISQKIEENERTFQKHQNELEKQGNRMKEEIDIIIKKSVSTCSQLKQENERRFEKYKADMKTRIEELTKLVERCRKTLETDDNVEIFDTEKELDLLPAVELNLCSMNFTPNQHPQGYLDLAKGRITFVGYQGQLTNVPSIVDVPSVDENDISNAQVAALAQCCQLKEIKQRKALYNVSAICATKAGGAWICSSEVSSIYQFDNSILGRRNEDCKVRVNDISISPVTGNVWASSEDNNAIMEITSQGNSVKRFSTSSSPRCLCVTRGNKIIVGMDRELVCCDAQDGDIELNRYVHTPTKVAVCPVTESLAVVVLDFYEHGGEGKPHILVLDKMLKERRRFYSETEGKGTSAEVSISSHPSDVTFDSVGNLLVGDYGNKSILILNTTGGVVRSIYSDTWHVVALSVNSKNVVWAVVKYRDYPNYKIKVLNA